The Theobroma cacao cultivar B97-61/B2 chromosome 1, Criollo_cocoa_genome_V2, whole genome shotgun sequence genome contains the following window.
CCCCCTtagtgttaaatttttatttctatttttcaatattttttgcAATCATGCATGGTGAAATGGAGATTAACCGCAGCAAGCTGATGCTCCAAGAACCTCACGCGCCCGTCACGTCATCCTCTAACAATCGGCGCAGCATCCCCGTGATTAGCGCGTGTAGATCAGAAATCTGGATTTAGTAATACAAAAACCGCACATGGCCTGCTTCTAAACTTCCTTCAAACTAAATTTAgcttccccccccccccccctcttCAGCTTCCGCTTCCTCTTCCAAAGTCGGAACACAAAAacgcaaaaaagaaaaacacagAAAGTAAAAGAAACACGGAAAAGATCTCTTTGTTTCTCGACATTTGATTaaattcacatttttcattttcgtttttctttttgggggGGTGATTTATGTCTCGAGCGCCCAATTATGAGTTTCAGGAATGGTGGAACAAGCAAAGGGAGAAGAACCACGAGCTTTTCACGAATGATAGTAACAATCCTAATAACGGATTTCTAACCGTCGAGATCTGCAGTCCCAATCCTGATCGTACGGCGGAGAAAGATCGCGCCAGAAGCGCACGCCAGCTTTCCTGGGTTTGCCTCTTGAGATTCCAGCAACTCGCTAACTCCCTTGCGTGGATCACAAACGCCTCCATTCTCCTCCTCCGTACCGCCAACCGTCGAATCTCCTCCGCCGATTCCCCCTCCGATTCCTCTGCTTCAAGGCTCTATCGTATCATAAAGttctttctgtttctggtGGTTCTTTTGCTTTGCGTGGAGCTAGCCGCGTATTTCAAGGGATGGCATTTCAGCCCGCCGTCGGTGGTGTCGGCGGAGGCGGCGGTGGAGCTCGTTTACGCCAAGTGGCTGGAAATCAGAGCCGATTACTTGGCACCGCCGCTGCAAAGCTTGGCGAATGTGTGTATAGTGCTGTTCTTGATTCAGTCGGTGGATCGTGTGGTGTTGATGTTAGGATGTTTCTGGATCAAATTTAGGAGAGTCAAACCGACGGCAACGATGGAGTATCCGGTGGGGAGAGTAGAAGGAGAAAATGTAGAGGATTATCCAATGGTGTTAGTACAAATTCCTATGTGCAATGAGAGGGAGGTAAGCAGATGTAGGTTTCACAATCCCTATCGAAAAATGGAATGTGGtttttttagttaattgtTCACGTAGTAGATTTAAGGCTCAAATATACTAAACATTGTTGGATTTAGTTACGGATGCGTTCTTTAGATAAGGGAAGATTGAGTGCTGAATCTTAAATTTTTGACTTTGTTTAAATGTCAgtacatactatattttagaTTAGGgttcaaaccaaaaaaaaaaaaaaaagctttaagATTTCGCGTTACTCATTGTTGTAATTATAGCTACAATCCTTCTCGTCTTCCTTGTTAGTGTTTTATGAGTAGGTACAGGGCAGCATGCATAGGTAGCATAGCAACATTTGCCTAGGGTTTAGAGCAATGCAAAGTTGCTAACAATTGCCCTGTTTAGTTCCAAATTAACTGAATTACTGAAAATTCGTATTACTTTTGCCTTTTCTTTCTGTCCATATACTTGGAAATTGACCAAAATAAGTTggaacttaaaaaataaatgatctTTTATTGTAGGTTCATGGTATATAATTCCTAAAATTGTGCTGTGTGTTGCATAGGTTTACCAACAATCTATTGCAGCAGTTTGTATTATGGACTGGCCAAAGGAAAGAATGCTGGTACAGGTTTTGGATGACTCCGATGATTTGGATGTTCAGCTCCTTATCAAGGCAGAAGTACAGAAATGGCAACAAAGGGGTGTGCATATATTATATAGGCATCGTCTTATTCGTACTGGCTACAAGGCGGGGAATCTGAAATCTGCAATGAGCTGTGATTATGtgaaaaaatatgaatttgttGCAATTTTTGATGCTGATTTTCAACCAGTACCAGATTTCTTGAAGAAAACCGTTCCTTATTTCAAGGTTACTTTTTAGTTCACATCTTTTAACTAGAACGTTCCATTTTAATTATGTAAATTTGCTTTCGTATCTGCATGTGTGTATGAGCATGTTTTCGTTTGTCTTCTCtttgaaacataattttgGTGTGCTTGCAGGTTGATCCTTTATTATAATCATTTTCATTGGTCCAAGATAAAGCTAACCCCAAGTAGATTAGGATTAATCTTAGTTGAGCCGAGTAGTTGGCATGGGTTCAAGATCAGAAACACCATAGTGATTGAAAGTTAACATTGTAACAGTTTGGTGGTTTGCAGTTGTAAGCAGTGCCTACTCAGTAGCTAATGTGGTCTTTGTTTACAATCTGGTTATGTAGATAAACCTTTTTGGCACATAATTGCATTTCTGTTGCAAGCAGACTAGTCCTtgcattaatatttttttcagtGACATTTGACGCAGAATCTTGGATcttcaatgaaatttttaaccCATGGTCATCCATGTATATGTattgtttctttgtttgaaTTAAACCAGAAAGGAACCTAACTTAGAAAACAACATGGACGCTACTAGAGATCAAACAGGGTTCTAATCTTGCATTTTCACTTTTCCCCAGGGTTCAATTTTTCATATTGAGCACCACTTCTTGTGACAAATATACATAGATGAGTTTAATTATTGAATGGTCTACGATTTGCATTTTAGTAACATTATTTGGCTTTTTAAATGCCTAACAGTTCAGCTGCTATGCTATGCTTATCACAGTAATAGTAATATATCAATTATCACATAACTAGTTCtgcaaaagcaaaaaaatatttcagacACAAGGAAGTTCAATGCTTGCCCCCCGCAACTCCAAAACTAGTTAGGCATTTCCTATTTTCTTGGTACAGGTTGAGTTTCTCTGTAAAATATGTGtttcctttctatttttctGTTTTGATTTGTTAATTTACCTATCATTTTCTATCTGATTGGCAACTGTCTTCCTGTCTTTTTCCTAGGGGAATGATGATCTAGCATTGGTTCAAACAAGGTGGGCGTTTGTAAACAAGGATGAGAACTTACTTACAAGGTTGCAGAAcataaatttatcatttcaCTTTGAGGTTGAACAGCAGGTCAATAGTGTGTTTATCAACTTCTTTGGTTTCAATGGAACCGCTGGTGTGTGGAGAATTAAGGCCCTTGAGGAATGTGGTGGATGGTTGGAACGAACAACTGTTGAGGACATGGACATTGCTGTCCGTGCTCACCTTTGTGGATGGAAGTTTATATATCTGAATGATGTTAAGGTGTGTGAAATGTTATAATATGCAAATTTCCTTCCCCActtgagagagaaaggaaaggtgAGCTAACTTTTATCTGTCTGCAGTGTCTTTGTGAACTTCCTGAGTCCTATGAGGCATACAAGAAACAGCAGCACCGCTGGCATTCAGGTCCTATGCAGTTGTTCCGCTTGTGCTTTGTTGATATACTTCGCTCAAAGGTATGAAGTTTCTTACAACTGTTGTATTACACATTCatgtttttcatcaaaattgaaCCATACGGGCGTAAGAAAATTGTATCCCTCTAACATACTTTCTTACAACagttatttttcaaaaattttattaattttgtcatttctatGGGCAATGCAATCATTTTGTTCAATCAGAAAGGAAGATATTGAGGCAAAATCCCCTATGGCTTAACCAATTTATTTGATGCTTTTCACACTGATAATTTTTTCCACTTCTGAAATCAGCATTCAAACTTTCTCTATCCTTTAGAAATGTATAATTTTCTATGATATCGTACTTTCACACTGAAAGAGTTTTAATGCTGTATTCTTGATCATTATGTGGGAGGCGACTGCTATCCTCTTTAAtgtttcaaattttcttatgTCTTGTTTTTATGAAGAGCTGCCCTACTACATCTTACTGATTGATCAAATCATTTTCttcaaaggtttttttttattggtttaATCTATATTTCAAAACCAGCATGAgtattccttttctttttaattattaaaaaactCTTCTgtttacttttctttatttgtttttaacaaACTAAATCTATCCTTTCGTTGATACTTTTATCCTATTTCCGCCAATTAACATGTTCTTCTCCAAATGATATCTAGATATTAGTGTTGGAAAATCAATTCAAATACATAATGTGGACTGAAAGTGGAAAAAATTGATTGGGTGGTAGAGTTGTTGAAACACCTTTTTCTTCCATGTTTTTTGAACCTTAATTAGTTCAAACAATATGCTACTGCTAAAACGTGGAAGAATTGAAATCTTTGATCGAAACATTATGTATAGAATGGTATGAACTTCCGACCTAAACAAGAATTCTGGAACAGCaaacaaattaatttcaaaatatctTTTGTGAGATAAAGCTTAATTAGGGTTTTATCTTAGGTGGCGTTTGGTACTttacaatgtaatgtgattacagATAATGTGATTGCAAGTAATGTGATTATAGGGAAAATAACATTACAGCGTTTGGTATACaagcaaaataataattaaaatgtaagaAAGATAACATTGCAGCGTTTAATTTACAAGTATTTTACTGAGAatgtaatattaattttcaaaattactcccatttattaaaatgtaaatttaatatacttatattttttattgttaatttttatataatatcatctcttaaatatatttttaatgtcatatattttatttttattttttattataatcttatatattttatttttattttttaatataacttttatattatatattttattttaatttttttatctatattttataaattttaattttttatattttattttattttaattttttatttttatattatatattttattttaatgctttttattttaattataatgttacaaaatgtttttaacaAGGTAATAAAGTTGAAGGGTAAAAGTGTATTTAAGAACATTGTAGAGTGcaatataatgtgattgcattggttTTGAACTG
Protein-coding sequences here:
- the LOC18612676 gene encoding probable xyloglucan glycosyltransferase 6, with amino-acid sequence MSRAPNYEFQEWWNKQREKNHELFTNDSNNPNNGFLTVEICSPNPDRTAEKDRARSARQLSWVCLLRFQQLANSLAWITNASILLLRTANRRISSADSPSDSSASRLYRIIKFFLFLVVLLLCVELAAYFKGWHFSPPSVVSAEAAVELVYAKWLEIRADYLAPPLQSLANVCIVLFLIQSVDRVVLMLGCFWIKFRRVKPTATMEYPVGRVEGENVEDYPMVLVQIPMCNEREVYQQSIAAVCIMDWPKERMLVQVLDDSDDLDVQLLIKAEVQKWQQRGVHILYRHRLIRTGYKAGNLKSAMSCDYVKKYEFVAIFDADFQPVPDFLKKTVPYFKGNDDLALVQTRWAFVNKDENLLTRLQNINLSFHFEVEQQVNSVFINFFGFNGTAGVWRIKALEECGGWLERTTVEDMDIAVRAHLCGWKFIYLNDVKCLCELPESYEAYKKQQHRWHSGPMQLFRLCFVDILRSKVSMAKKANLIFLFFLLRKLILPFYSFTLFCIILPLTMFLPEAQLPAWVVCYVPGIMSVLNILPAPRSFPFIVPYLLFENTMSVTKFNAMISGLFRFGSSYEWIVTKKLGRSSEADLVAYEKESDTLVEATSLLRSSSDSGLEELSKLEVTKKSVKTKRNRLYRKELALAFILLTASVRSLLSAQGIHFYFLLFQGVSFLVVGLDLIGEQVS